The following are encoded in a window of Rosa chinensis cultivar Old Blush chromosome 4, RchiOBHm-V2, whole genome shotgun sequence genomic DNA:
- the LOC112195853 gene encoding pentatricopeptide repeat-containing protein At1g03560, mitochondrial isoform X1, translated as MTLDLADVPLRRSLMRRSLLRLGASSATHVLPPWPPPSYYNGGSSSKASNFQSTSAFSSNSRWVVVTNSLPPPEWVEPFNDVSDIVSSPQRFDPSPWVAQILNLLDGSPQMEPNLDFYCHKFLIKLSPNFVAYVLKSDDLRGKPETALRFFSWAGKQKKYHHKLECYVSLIELLCLCGDLDRIRCVVVELKNMNFLMNSNAANCLIKSFGCLGMVEELLWVWRGMKENGIEPSLYTYNFLVNGLVNSMFIESAERVFEVMEGGKIVPDIVTYNTMIKGYCKAGKTQKAMEKFWDMEGRNVEADKITYMTLMQGCYSEGDFDSCLSLYQEMREKGIEIPSHAYSLVINGLCKGGKCMVGYAVFEDMIEKGCKANVANYTALIDSYAKCGCIEEAMKLFKRMKSDGLEPDGVTYGVIVNGLCKSGRLEKAMEYFQFCQNNRMADNAMLYSSLIDGLGKAGRVDEAERVFEQMIEKGCPPDSYCYNALIDALAKCGKTDEALALFKKMEKEGCDQTVYTYTILIDGLFKEHRNEEALKLWDMMIDKGITPTAASFRALSVGLCLSGKVARACKILDDLAPMGVIPETAFEDMINVLCKAGRVKEACKLADGIVDRGREIPGRIRTVLINALRKTGNADLAMKLMHSKIGIGYDRWGSVKKRVKFRILIDI; from the coding sequence ATGACTCTGGACCTTGCAGATGTTCCTTTGAGAAGAAGCCTGATGAGAAGAAGCCTACTCAGACTCGGGGCTTCTTCAGCAACCCATGTCCTTCCTCCATGGCCTCCTCCTTCCTACTACAATGGTGGGTCTTCGTCAAAAGCCTCAAACTTTCAGTCCACGTCAGCTTTCAGCTCAAATTCCAGGTGGGTCGTCGTCACCAACTCTCTTCCTCCACCAGAATGGGTAGAGCCTTTCAATGACGTCTCTGACATAGTCTCCAGCCCACAACGCTTCGACCCATCTCCATGGGTGGCCCAAATTCTCAATCTTTTAGACGGGTCTCCGCAGATGGAACCCAACTTAGACTTTTACTGCCACAAATTCCTGATCAAACTGTCTCCCAATTTCGTTGCATATGTGTTGAAATCTGATGATCTCCGAGGAAAGCCCGAGACTGCTCTACGGTTTTTCTCCTGGGCCGGTAAGCAAAAGAAGTATCATCATAAGCTTGAATGCTATGTGTCTTTGATTGAGCTTTTGTGTTTGTGTGGTGATTTGGATAGGATTAGATGTGTTGTTGTTGAGCTTAAAAATATGAACTTTTTGATGAATTCGAATGCGGCGAATTGTTTGATTAAGAGTTTTGGCTGTCTTGGAATGGTTGAGGAGTTGTTGTGGGTTTGGCGTGGGATGAAGGAGAATGGGATTGAGCCTAGTTTGTATACTTATAACTTTTTGGTGAATGGATTGGTGAACTCGATGTTTATTGAATCCGCGGAGCGGGTTTTCGAGGTTATGGAAGGTGGGAAGATTGTGCCTGACATTGTGACTTATAATACAATGATCAAAGGGTATTGTAAGGCAGGGAAAACCCAGAAGGCAATGGAGAAGTTTTGGGATATGGAGGGGAGGAATGTGGAGGCTGATAAGATTACTTATATGACTTTGATGCAGGGGTGTTATTCGGAAGGAGATTTCGATTCATGTTTGAGTCTGTACCAGGAAATGAGAGAGAAGGGGATTGAAATTCCATCTCACGCATATAGTTTAGTCATCAATGGGCTCTGTAAAGGTGGGAAATGTATGGTTGGGTATGCTGTTTTTGAAGATATGATTGAGAAGGGTTGTAAAGCAAATGTGGCAAACTATACAGCTTTGATCGATTCATATGCAAAATGTGGGTGCATTGAAGAGGCAATGAAGCTTTTCAAGAGGATGAAGAGCGATGGGCTTGAACCAGATGGGGTTACTTATGGGGTTATTGTCAATGGATTATGTAAGAGTGGGAGATTGGAGAAGGCCATGGAGTATTTTCAGTTTTGTCAAAACAACAGAATGGCAGACAATGCGATGTTGTATTCTAGTTTAATCGATGGTCTTGGAAAGGCTGGAAGGGTTGATGAAGCTGAAAGGGTATTCGAACAGATGATCGAAAAGGGTTGTCCACCGGATTCATACTGCTATAATGCCCTTATCGATGCCCTAGCAAAATGTGGAAAAACTGATGAAGCTTTAGCACTCtttaagaaaatggaaaaagaagGTTGTGATCAGACCGTTTATACATACACAATACTCATTGATGGACTATTTAAGGAGCATAGGAATGAAGAGGCATTGAAGCTGTGGGACATGATGATCGATAAAGGCATCACACCAACTGCTGCTTCATTCAGAGCTCTCTCAGTTGGGCTTTGTCTCTCAGGCAAAGTAGCCAGGGCCTGCAAGATTTTGGATGACCTAGCACCAATGGGCGTAATTCCTGAGACAGCTTTTGAAGATATGATCAATGTGTTGTGCAAAGCTGGTCGTGTCAAGGAAGCTTGCAAATTGGCTGATGGCATTGTGGATAGAGGTAGGGAAATACCAGGAAGAATTCGAACTGTTCTAATCAATGCCTTGAGGAAAACAGGGAATGCAGATTTAGCTATGAAGTTGATGCATAGTAAGATTGGTATTGGGTATGACCGATGGGGTAGCGTCAAAAAGCGAGTGAAGTTCCGTATTCTCATTGACATTTGA
- the LOC112195853 gene encoding pentatricopeptide repeat-containing protein At1g03560, mitochondrial isoform X2 has product MRRSLLRLGASSATHVLPPWPPPSYYNGGSSSKASNFQSTSAFSSNSRWVVVTNSLPPPEWVEPFNDVSDIVSSPQRFDPSPWVAQILNLLDGSPQMEPNLDFYCHKFLIKLSPNFVAYVLKSDDLRGKPETALRFFSWAGKQKKYHHKLECYVSLIELLCLCGDLDRIRCVVVELKNMNFLMNSNAANCLIKSFGCLGMVEELLWVWRGMKENGIEPSLYTYNFLVNGLVNSMFIESAERVFEVMEGGKIVPDIVTYNTMIKGYCKAGKTQKAMEKFWDMEGRNVEADKITYMTLMQGCYSEGDFDSCLSLYQEMREKGIEIPSHAYSLVINGLCKGGKCMVGYAVFEDMIEKGCKANVANYTALIDSYAKCGCIEEAMKLFKRMKSDGLEPDGVTYGVIVNGLCKSGRLEKAMEYFQFCQNNRMADNAMLYSSLIDGLGKAGRVDEAERVFEQMIEKGCPPDSYCYNALIDALAKCGKTDEALALFKKMEKEGCDQTVYTYTILIDGLFKEHRNEEALKLWDMMIDKGITPTAASFRALSVGLCLSGKVARACKILDDLAPMGVIPETAFEDMINVLCKAGRVKEACKLADGIVDRGREIPGRIRTVLINALRKTGNADLAMKLMHSKIGIGYDRWGSVKKRVKFRILIDI; this is encoded by the coding sequence ATGAGAAGAAGCCTACTCAGACTCGGGGCTTCTTCAGCAACCCATGTCCTTCCTCCATGGCCTCCTCCTTCCTACTACAATGGTGGGTCTTCGTCAAAAGCCTCAAACTTTCAGTCCACGTCAGCTTTCAGCTCAAATTCCAGGTGGGTCGTCGTCACCAACTCTCTTCCTCCACCAGAATGGGTAGAGCCTTTCAATGACGTCTCTGACATAGTCTCCAGCCCACAACGCTTCGACCCATCTCCATGGGTGGCCCAAATTCTCAATCTTTTAGACGGGTCTCCGCAGATGGAACCCAACTTAGACTTTTACTGCCACAAATTCCTGATCAAACTGTCTCCCAATTTCGTTGCATATGTGTTGAAATCTGATGATCTCCGAGGAAAGCCCGAGACTGCTCTACGGTTTTTCTCCTGGGCCGGTAAGCAAAAGAAGTATCATCATAAGCTTGAATGCTATGTGTCTTTGATTGAGCTTTTGTGTTTGTGTGGTGATTTGGATAGGATTAGATGTGTTGTTGTTGAGCTTAAAAATATGAACTTTTTGATGAATTCGAATGCGGCGAATTGTTTGATTAAGAGTTTTGGCTGTCTTGGAATGGTTGAGGAGTTGTTGTGGGTTTGGCGTGGGATGAAGGAGAATGGGATTGAGCCTAGTTTGTATACTTATAACTTTTTGGTGAATGGATTGGTGAACTCGATGTTTATTGAATCCGCGGAGCGGGTTTTCGAGGTTATGGAAGGTGGGAAGATTGTGCCTGACATTGTGACTTATAATACAATGATCAAAGGGTATTGTAAGGCAGGGAAAACCCAGAAGGCAATGGAGAAGTTTTGGGATATGGAGGGGAGGAATGTGGAGGCTGATAAGATTACTTATATGACTTTGATGCAGGGGTGTTATTCGGAAGGAGATTTCGATTCATGTTTGAGTCTGTACCAGGAAATGAGAGAGAAGGGGATTGAAATTCCATCTCACGCATATAGTTTAGTCATCAATGGGCTCTGTAAAGGTGGGAAATGTATGGTTGGGTATGCTGTTTTTGAAGATATGATTGAGAAGGGTTGTAAAGCAAATGTGGCAAACTATACAGCTTTGATCGATTCATATGCAAAATGTGGGTGCATTGAAGAGGCAATGAAGCTTTTCAAGAGGATGAAGAGCGATGGGCTTGAACCAGATGGGGTTACTTATGGGGTTATTGTCAATGGATTATGTAAGAGTGGGAGATTGGAGAAGGCCATGGAGTATTTTCAGTTTTGTCAAAACAACAGAATGGCAGACAATGCGATGTTGTATTCTAGTTTAATCGATGGTCTTGGAAAGGCTGGAAGGGTTGATGAAGCTGAAAGGGTATTCGAACAGATGATCGAAAAGGGTTGTCCACCGGATTCATACTGCTATAATGCCCTTATCGATGCCCTAGCAAAATGTGGAAAAACTGATGAAGCTTTAGCACTCtttaagaaaatggaaaaagaagGTTGTGATCAGACCGTTTATACATACACAATACTCATTGATGGACTATTTAAGGAGCATAGGAATGAAGAGGCATTGAAGCTGTGGGACATGATGATCGATAAAGGCATCACACCAACTGCTGCTTCATTCAGAGCTCTCTCAGTTGGGCTTTGTCTCTCAGGCAAAGTAGCCAGGGCCTGCAAGATTTTGGATGACCTAGCACCAATGGGCGTAATTCCTGAGACAGCTTTTGAAGATATGATCAATGTGTTGTGCAAAGCTGGTCGTGTCAAGGAAGCTTGCAAATTGGCTGATGGCATTGTGGATAGAGGTAGGGAAATACCAGGAAGAATTCGAACTGTTCTAATCAATGCCTTGAGGAAAACAGGGAATGCAGATTTAGCTATGAAGTTGATGCATAGTAAGATTGGTATTGGGTATGACCGATGGGGTAGCGTCAAAAAGCGAGTGAAGTTCCGTATTCTCATTGACATTTGA